Genomic DNA from Niabella ginsenosidivorans:
CAGGTGTTGCCAAGACATTAACAGCAAAATTAGTGGCACGTGCCGTTGATGCACAATTTTCCCGGATTCAGTTTACACCGGATCTTATGCCGTCTGACGTAATCGGCACACCGGTTTTTAATCCGGGTGATGCCCGTTTTGAATTCAAAAAAGGACCCGTATTCGGAAACATTATCCTGGTGGACGAAATTAACCGCGCTCCGGCAAAAACACAGGCTGCACTGCTGGAAGTAATGGAAGAACGCCAGATATCCGTTGATGGCAAAACCTACGCCATGGATGCACCGTTTATGGTAATAGCCACCCAAAACCCGGTAGAGCAGGAAGGCACTTATCGCCTGCCGGAAGCACAGCTGGACCGTTTCCTGTTTAAAATAGAAGTGCCTTATCCCAGTGAAGAGGAAGAGCTGCAGATACTGACGCGTTTTCACCAGCTGGCCAATCATAACGTGCTGGATGCTATTACCGGGGTATTGACAGGAGCGCAGATCAACCAGCTAAGACAGCAGGTAAAAGAAATCATTATAGAAGAAAAGCTGCTGTCCTTTATTGCCAGGCTGGTGCATCAGACCCGCAACAACAAAGCCATTTACCTGGGAGCTTCACCGCGCGCATCACTGGCCATCATGAACGCATCAAAGGCAATGGCAGCAATAAAAGGCAGGGATTTTGTTACACCGGATGACATCATTACCGTTGCCGCGCCGGTCTTAAGACATCGCATTATTCTTTCTCCCGAAAAAGAAATGGAAGGCGTTACGGAAAACGAAACCATTCAGCAAATGATTAACGGACTGGAAATACCCCGGTAAACAATAGCTGATCTTATACACTTAACCCCAAATTTCAACTGTTGCAGTCGTTCTATCTAAATAAAATCGTTTATTATATTGGCGGGGCAATAGCATTATTGTTCATAGCAAGTTATTTTCATCCGCCGCTTTACCGGGTTGCAGCACTGCTAATGATCATCCTGCTCATAGCGGTACTTGCAGATGCAGTACTGGTTTATTCAAAAAAGAAAGGCATTATTGCTACCCGCACTGTGCCGGACCGCATGAGCATCGGAGACGAGAACAGGATCAGCCTGCATCTGTTCAACAACTATTCCTATCCTGTAACTCTTTCAGTTATTGATGAGCTGCCCGTTCAGTTCCAGGAGCGGCACTGGGCGAGGAAAGCAGACTTACAGGGCAGCCAGAGCGCTGAAATTGACTATTACCTAAAACCGCTTACCCGGGGAGAATATTTGTTTGAAGACATTAATATTTTTGTTACCGCGCCTTTACGGCTGGTAACAAGAAAGTTCAGGATCAGCGCAAGGAAAACCACAAAGGTCTACCCTTCTTTTATGCAGATGCGCCGTTTTCAGCTACTGGCCATCAGCAACCGGCTACAGGAAGCGGGGATCAAGAAAACGCCCAAACTGGGGCATAGTATGGAATTTGACAACATCAAGGAATACGTCCGTGGCGATGATTACCGTACCATCAACTGGAAGGCAACCAGCCGTAAGGGGAATGTGATGGTAAATAATTATACCGACGAAAAAAGCCAGCAGATCTATTGTGTCATCAACAAAGGGCGTGTAATGAAAATGCCCTTTGAAGGAATGACCCTGCTTGACTATGCCATTAATGCTTCCCTGGTGCTTTCCAATATTTCTATTGTAAAACAGGATAAAGCCGGGCTGATCACCTTTGCGGAGCAGCAGGACAGTTTTATTCCGGCTGATAAACGCCCCGGACAAATGAACCTGTTACTGGAAACCCTGTATAAACAACAAACACGCTTCCTGGAAGCGGATTATGAAAAGCTCTATGCCATTGTCCGTAACAGCATTACCAGCAGAAGCCTGCTGGTGCTGTTCACCAACTTTGAATCGCTGGAAGGCCTGCAGCGCGAATTGCCGGCATTGAAGCGAACAGCCCATTATCATTTGTTACTGGTAGTGCTGTTTGAAAACACAGCCATAAAGGAATTAACCGAATCCAGGGCCGGTAATCTGGAAGAAGTCTATATAAAGACCATTGCCGAAAAATTTGCTTTTGAAAAACGCCAGATGGTAAAGGAACTGCAGCAAAATGGTATATTAAGCATTTTAACTACCCCCCAGCAGCTGACCGTAAATACCATCAACAAATACCTGGAATTAAAGAACCGGGCCTGGATATAGCAATTATTCTGCAGAAATAAATGTAATTTCAATCCGAAAAAAACACCTTGTATGAATTATATAAATGAAAAAGCCCAATTAGTAACAGTTGAGGGAGATATACGGGAAGACAAATACGCTATTATATCATCTACCAAGTGGACCCAAATTCTTAGATCTATCCATAGAAATAAATCTTCAGATTTATTTAGTGCAATTAGCCCGAGGGTAGATTTTAAACCTTTAGCTTTTCAGTCGCTACTTAAATTGAATAGTGTTCCCCTGGTATTCGATATGTCTGGTTTACAATTTACCAAACTTGTTAATTATGTTAATTCTTCTGAGGTTGAACATATCGGATATATAGTGTTTGATAGCAATCTTTGCAAAGTATATTTTGAGGTTGATGATACGGCACAGTCTACTGCTATTGAAACAGTGGTTAATTACTTGCCGGGTTACAGCTTTAAAGGTAGAAATAACACAGTCGTTATTAGCACTATTCATACCCATCCAGAGGAAGAAAATATAGAAAATTGGGAGTTACAGATCAACAACTATTTGATGCACAATATAGAAAAGACATTCCTGATTATATGGGAGCAGATGGTTATAGCGGTATAGCAAGGCGTGCACCTCATTATTCTATGGGAATTTATAATGTGGATTATTATAGCGTAGGAGGAAAGAGATTATCAAAAAATAACATTTGCACAAATCATTCTTTAATAAGTGGGGCCTTTAATATTTTAAAACACGCACTCCATGAATATATTACCTACCATTATTAAATCAACAGGCAGTTTTTTGTTGCTTATTTTCCTCAGTTGCACATCCAGGTCCTCAAAAAGTACCATCCCCGGAACAGTTGAAAAGGAGGCCATAATCCCGAGACCAGATACTACTCCTGTAAAAGAAGATACTATTTATAAAATGCTGGGGTTGGCATCCCTGGAACCAGGTTCACCAACAGAAACGCTTCGGGTCCACTATACGGGGTATCCCTGGCTTGGTGGTGAAGTAATTATAATAAAGATGGAGCCGGGAGATACCTCGGCCAAAAATTACAGATATAAGGCAACCTTGCAAACCAAAAAAGATCAATATCCGCACACGGTACATGATATAAAACCGCTGATACCCTGGAAAAATGTAACAGATAGCATCCATGCTTATGCAATTAATACATGGGAACCGCAACTACTGCCTGAAGACAAGGCTGTTGCTGATGGCAAAATAGCCATCATTCAATATACCGATGGAAAAGGCAACCTGAAAACAGTTGCCTACCAGAGCCCGCAACTATTTAATGACCCAGGCAGTAAAAAAGCAAGCGCCTTTTTAAATTTTATCAACC
This window encodes:
- a CDS encoding AAA family ATPase, which translates into the protein MEEPIFENRINLAELNQAVLKMTDEIKKIIIGQNEMVQLIIAALLADGHVLIQGVPGVAKTLTAKLVARAVDAQFSRIQFTPDLMPSDVIGTPVFNPGDARFEFKKGPVFGNIILVDEINRAPAKTQAALLEVMEERQISVDGKTYAMDAPFMVIATQNPVEQEGTYRLPEAQLDRFLFKIEVPYPSEEEELQILTRFHQLANHNVLDAITGVLTGAQINQLRQQVKEIIIEEKLLSFIARLVHQTRNNKAIYLGASPRASLAIMNASKAMAAIKGRDFVTPDDIITVAAPVLRHRIILSPEKEMEGVTENETIQQMINGLEIPR
- a CDS encoding DUF58 domain-containing protein, whose translation is MQSFYLNKIVYYIGGAIALLFIASYFHPPLYRVAALLMIILLIAVLADAVLVYSKKKGIIATRTVPDRMSIGDENRISLHLFNNYSYPVTLSVIDELPVQFQERHWARKADLQGSQSAEIDYYLKPLTRGEYLFEDINIFVTAPLRLVTRKFRISARKTTKVYPSFMQMRRFQLLAISNRLQEAGIKKTPKLGHSMEFDNIKEYVRGDDYRTINWKATSRKGNVMVNNYTDEKSQQIYCVINKGRVMKMPFEGMTLLDYAINASLVLSNISIVKQDKAGLITFAEQQDSFIPADKRPGQMNLLLETLYKQQTRFLEADYEKLYAIVRNSITSRSLLVLFTNFESLEGLQRELPALKRTAHYHLLLVVLFENTAIKELTESRAGNLEEVYIKTIAEKFAFEKRQMVKELQQNGILSILTTPQQLTVNTINKYLELKNRAWI